Genomic segment of Rhodococcus sp. W8901:
AGAGGAAGGCGCCGGGGCGGATGCGGGACGGCCGTCGCTGCGGTTTCCAGGTTCTCCTCGACGCGCATCCCGCCCCCGTTCGACCGTCCGGTGTCTGATACCGAAAGTACGCGGTAACCGGACCGGGGAACAGCCTTTTGCGCGGCCGGACGCGGGATTACCGTTCGAGGCATGTGCCGAAACATCACTGAGCTGCGAGGGCTCGAGCCGGCCGCCACCCCCGAGGAAATCGAGGCTGCCGCCCGACAGTACGTCCGGAAGGTCAGCGGCATCCACAAGCTGTCCGACGCCAACCGCGCCGCGTTCGAGCGGGCCGTCGAGGAGGTCACCGCGACCACGGCGGAACTGCTCGGGGCGCTGCCGCCGCGCAAGCAGCCGCCCCCGACGGTGCCGCCCCTGCGCCGGCCCGAGGTGCGGGCGCGGATGGCGGCGGCGAAGGGTGCGGCCGCGGGATCCTGACCGTCAGCTGAGACGGTGGGCGAAGAACGCCAGGATCTCGTCGCGGGCCGCGATCGTGGGCTGGCCCGCGTCGTCGATC
This window contains:
- a CDS encoding DUF2277 domain-containing protein, producing MCRNITELRGLEPAATPEEIEAAARQYVRKVSGIHKLSDANRAAFERAVEEVTATTAELLGALPPRKQPPPTVPPLRRPEVRARMAAAKGAAAGS